In one window of Synechococcus sp. M16CYN DNA:
- a CDS encoding glycosyltransferase: MADFVVIATADWDHLLWTNKQHTSLSLVANGHRVLYVESLGLRLPRATSADGLRIFRRFWGMLHPPRQVQSNLWIWSPPVLPGGTQGFAITLNRRLLRTGLSLTLRWLGFCNPLLWTYNPLTQLYIDISDFSGSIYHCVDSIQDQPGMPSALIEHGERNLCVAVNLVLTTAPKLQQKLELLNPHTYFFGNVADAKHFGQASESNLLCPGDLANIRQPRLLFTGALDAYKLDLVMLETLIRNTPQWSYVLVGPVVECDPSTDLSRILTLPNAYVIGAKPYRELPSWLAHSDVALLPLRLNSYTQQMFPMKFFEYLASGCPTVATAIPSLQPHADVALLCAPSAKEFEVAIRQALAGEGPSHTMRLQRASEHTYDQRSRRILKLLTQLGLLPDQ; encoded by the coding sequence ATGGCTGATTTTGTTGTTATCGCAACAGCTGATTGGGATCACTTGCTTTGGACTAATAAGCAACACACATCACTCAGTTTGGTGGCAAATGGCCATCGAGTTCTTTATGTTGAATCCCTAGGTTTACGGCTTCCCCGGGCAACTTCTGCAGATGGCCTCAGAATTTTCCGTCGGTTTTGGGGAATGCTGCATCCACCTCGTCAGGTGCAAAGTAATCTTTGGATTTGGTCTCCGCCAGTTTTACCCGGAGGGACACAGGGATTTGCCATAACTCTGAATCGTCGACTATTGCGTACGGGCTTGTCATTGACATTGCGTTGGCTTGGCTTCTGTAATCCTCTGCTTTGGACTTATAACCCGCTGACACAATTATATATAGACATTAGTGATTTCAGTGGCTCGATATATCATTGCGTAGACAGTATTCAAGATCAGCCGGGGATGCCGTCAGCACTGATTGAGCACGGCGAAAGAAATTTGTGCGTTGCGGTGAACCTCGTATTAACCACAGCACCAAAATTGCAACAGAAGCTGGAGCTGCTAAATCCACATACCTACTTTTTTGGTAATGTAGCGGATGCCAAGCATTTCGGTCAAGCTTCAGAGTCCAATCTTCTCTGCCCGGGAGATCTTGCAAACATACGTCAACCCAGGCTGTTGTTCACGGGTGCGCTCGATGCTTATAAGCTTGATCTTGTAATGCTTGAGACTCTGATCCGTAATACCCCACAATGGTCTTATGTGTTAGTGGGCCCTGTTGTGGAGTGCGACCCTTCGACGGACTTATCCAGAATTCTTACTTTGCCCAATGCGTATGTAATAGGTGCAAAACCATATAGGGAATTGCCATCATGGTTGGCCCATAGCGACGTAGCTCTGCTTCCTCTACGTCTGAATAGTTATACGCAGCAAATGTTTCCAATGAAGTTTTTCGAATATTTAGCTTCCGGATGCCCCACAGTTGCAACAGCGATTCCTTCCCTACAGCCACATGCTGATGTGGCCTTACTTTGTGCCCCATCCGCTAAGGAGTTTGAAGTAGCAATCCGCCAGGCTCTAGCGGGAGAGGGACCATCGCACACAATGCGTCTGCAACGGGCTTCTGAGCATACCTATGACCAACGCAGCCGGCGCATACTGAAGTTGTTGACCCAGCTTGGGCTGCTTCCGGATCAGTAG
- a CDS encoding (Fe-S)-binding protein translates to MLSNASTRPPKFPTELTDPCVHCGFCLSTCASYRVLASEMDSPRGRIHALRAIEAGELGFDATVAGHFDTCLSCYACVTACPSGVRYDQLIEAIRPKLNSIGLRSIWQISLRQLLLWVLPYPRRLRTLLHLVRLYTGTLLQKVARCTGLTRLFGPEIEAMELLLPVLTASAFDDLIPTINPAIGPRRGRVSFLLGCVQRCFDPSVNIATVKVLQANGFEVVLPPDQGCCGAVSHHQGKMSLTRELASALVRSMNRIDGKLDAVIVAASGCGHTMKTYGELLQDSECFRTTVSDVHEFLTNVGLSDSFRTQLKPIAGAVAIHDACHMIHGQNIQQQLRTLLNAIPNLELREPMEAGICCGSAGIYNLVQPQEAAELGMIKAIDLSSTGASIIASANIGCTLQLRRHLQGGQAVYHPMELLAVSAGLHSLPSL, encoded by the coding sequence ATGCTGTCTAACGCATCCACTCGACCCCCCAAGTTCCCTACTGAATTAACAGATCCCTGTGTACACTGTGGCTTCTGTCTATCCACCTGCGCTAGCTATCGGGTGTTAGCTAGCGAGATGGATTCACCCCGTGGTCGCATCCACGCCCTGCGGGCGATCGAAGCCGGTGAGCTGGGATTTGATGCTACTGTTGCCGGCCATTTCGACACTTGCTTAAGCTGTTATGCCTGCGTGACGGCTTGTCCCTCCGGCGTTCGTTACGACCAACTGATTGAAGCTATACGTCCTAAGCTCAATAGCATTGGGCTGCGCAGCATCTGGCAAATCAGTCTTCGTCAGCTGTTGCTCTGGGTTTTACCTTACCCCCGTCGACTTCGAACTTTACTCCATCTAGTACGGCTTTACACCGGCACCCTCCTTCAAAAAGTTGCTCGTTGCACCGGTCTCACTCGGTTATTCGGCCCTGAAATTGAAGCGATGGAACTGCTGTTACCAGTCCTTACAGCCAGCGCATTCGACGATCTAATACCTACGATCAATCCTGCGATCGGACCACGCCGCGGTCGAGTGTCATTTCTGTTGGGGTGTGTCCAGCGGTGCTTCGATCCTTCTGTCAACATTGCAACGGTGAAGGTTCTACAAGCCAATGGTTTCGAGGTTGTCCTACCGCCTGATCAGGGCTGCTGTGGAGCTGTAAGCCATCACCAAGGAAAGATGTCGCTTACCCGCGAACTGGCATCTGCTCTGGTGCGGAGTATGAACAGAATCGACGGAAAACTAGACGCAGTGATTGTAGCGGCATCTGGTTGTGGTCACACGATGAAAACTTATGGCGAGCTCCTCCAAGACAGCGAGTGTTTCCGCACGACCGTCTCAGACGTACATGAATTTCTAACCAACGTGGGCCTCAGTGACAGCTTTCGAACTCAGCTCAAGCCAATAGCCGGTGCGGTGGCTATACATGACGCATGTCACATGATTCATGGTCAAAATATTCAGCAACAGTTACGAACTCTGCTTAACGCCATTCCTAATCTGGAGCTGAGAGAACCTATGGAGGCAGGTATATGTTGCGGGAGTGCCGGCATTTATAATTTGGTACAGCCGCAGGAAGCCGCTGAGCTGGGAATGATTAAAGCTATTGACCTTAGCAGTACGGGAGCGTCGATAATAGCCAGCGCTAACATCGGCTGCACCTTACAGCTGCGTCGGCACCTTCAAGGAGGACAAGCAGTGTATCACCCGATGGAACTATTGGCTGTGTCAGCCGGCCTGCATTCGTTGCCAAGCCTCTAG
- a CDS encoding heme oxygenase (biliverdin-producing), with protein sequence MSVALATQLREGTKKAHTMAENTGFVSCFLKGVVDKASYRKLVADLYFVYEAMEEEVNKLSKHPVVGPIGKKELNRLESLEQDLAFYFGEGWKEEIQPSQSAVTYVERIRTVARDSPELLVGHHYTRYMGDLSGGQILKSIAQKAMNMSGDDGLRFYVFNDITDEKAFKASYRSAMDQLPIDQATADRILEEANYAFRLNMRMFQELEGNLVAAIGKVLFGFLTRRQRAGSTEAATVA encoded by the coding sequence ATGTCTGTCGCTTTGGCTACTCAACTTCGAGAGGGAACCAAGAAAGCTCATACCATGGCTGAGAATACCGGCTTTGTGAGCTGCTTTCTCAAGGGTGTCGTCGATAAAGCCAGCTACCGCAAGCTCGTCGCCGATCTTTATTTCGTTTATGAAGCGATGGAAGAGGAGGTGAACAAACTCTCCAAGCATCCGGTAGTGGGTCCTATTGGCAAAAAGGAGCTAAATCGCCTCGAGTCCCTTGAGCAGGATCTTGCTTTTTACTTCGGCGAAGGTTGGAAAGAAGAGATCCAGCCATCTCAGTCAGCCGTCACTTATGTGGAGAGGATTCGTACTGTGGCTAGAGACTCTCCCGAATTGTTAGTAGGACACCATTACACCCGCTACATGGGGGATTTGTCCGGTGGCCAAATCCTCAAGAGTATTGCCCAGAAAGCCATGAACATGAGTGGTGATGATGGTCTTCGCTTTTATGTCTTCAATGACATCACTGATGAAAAAGCGTTCAAGGCAAGTTACCGTTCCGCAATGGACCAGCTACCAATTGATCAAGCCACGGCTGATCGCATCCTTGAGGAGGCTAATTATGCCTTTCGCCTTAATATGAGGATGTTTCAAGAGCTAGAAGGCAACCTCGTGGCAGCTATAGGCAAGGTCCTATTTGGTTTTTTAACCCGCCGTCAACGGGCTGGTAGTACAGAGGCTGCAACTGTTGCCTGA
- a CDS encoding four-carbon acid sugar kinase family protein, with protein MKIVVIDDDPTGSQTVHGCPLLLRWDVETVRRGLRHASPLLFLLADTRALKPSAAALRNREIAANLDAALVEEGLSRSDVQLVSRGDSTLRGHGTLEPATLEGCFGPFAATLHVPAFLEGGRTTVGGVHLLHGEPVHTTPFAQDRLFGFTTSYLPAWLEQKSAGAIKAADVVKISCRELNQAIEGTLPQLIERLACLQGNVSVVVDIVHQSQLDVLADAVLALKGERRFLFRSAASLLKALADLGPQPLDSIGLAQLRRRGSNGALLPGMVMVGSHVPLADHQLKRLLGESECTGLELPVRRVAHVLARGMPGPLLADLERVWQDQLNTLIQSGGTPVVFTSRDELTFASASVSRRFSCTLARLMGRLASAVAPDLGYLISKGGLTTQTLLAYGLGLEAVQLEGQFLPGLSLVRPSGGAERTLPILTFPGNLGASDTLLEAWQRMQAG; from the coding sequence ATGAAGATTGTCGTTATCGACGATGATCCCACCGGCTCGCAAACAGTGCATGGCTGTCCATTATTGTTGCGCTGGGATGTGGAAACCGTGCGTCGTGGACTGCGCCATGCTTCGCCGCTGTTGTTTTTGTTGGCCGATACCCGGGCGCTAAAGCCAAGTGCCGCTGCGTTGCGAAATCGTGAAATTGCTGCCAACCTTGATGCCGCTCTGGTCGAAGAAGGTCTCAGCCGCTCGGATGTGCAGCTTGTCAGCCGCGGAGATTCCACCTTGCGCGGTCATGGGACTCTAGAGCCTGCTACCCTAGAGGGTTGTTTTGGCCCTTTTGCAGCTACGTTACACGTGCCTGCGTTCCTTGAGGGAGGTCGAACTACTGTAGGCGGTGTACATCTGCTTCATGGGGAGCCGGTTCATACCACCCCCTTTGCACAGGATCGTTTATTTGGCTTCACTACTAGCTATTTGCCGGCCTGGTTAGAACAAAAGAGTGCTGGCGCCATCAAGGCAGCTGATGTAGTTAAGATCAGCTGCAGAGAGTTGAATCAGGCTATCGAAGGTACATTACCACAGTTGATCGAACGCCTGGCTTGTCTACAAGGGAATGTTTCAGTGGTTGTAGATATTGTGCATCAGTCGCAGTTAGATGTTTTAGCTGACGCGGTGCTGGCCTTAAAGGGGGAACGACGTTTTTTGTTTCGCTCAGCGGCTAGTTTGCTAAAGGCATTGGCCGATCTGGGCCCGCAACCATTAGACTCCATCGGTTTGGCGCAGCTGCGTCGACGTGGTTCTAACGGTGCTTTGCTTCCAGGAATGGTGATGGTTGGTTCCCACGTACCTCTCGCTGATCACCAGCTGAAACGCTTGTTAGGAGAATCGGAATGTACGGGACTAGAGCTACCTGTCCGTCGCGTTGCGCACGTGTTAGCCAGGGGAATGCCAGGTCCTTTGCTAGCCGATTTAGAAAGGGTTTGGCAAGATCAACTGAATACCTTAATCCAATCGGGTGGGACACCGGTTGTATTCACTAGTCGTGATGAGTTAACCTTCGCCAGTGCTTCAGTAAGCCGGCGGTTCAGCTGTACTCTTGCTCGACTGATGGGGCGTCTTGCCAGCGCTGTGGCACCTGATCTCGGTTATTTGATAAGCAAAGGGGGACTTACCACCCAAACATTGCTGGCCTATGGCTTGGGACTAGAGGCCGTGCAACTAGAAGGTCAATTTTTGCCGGGTTTGTCGCTGGTGCGCCCTTCAGGAGGTGCTGAACGCACATTGCCAATCCTTACCTTTCCCGGCAATCTTGGTGCCAGCGATACCTTGCTAGAGGCTTGGCAACGAATGCAGGCCGGCTGA
- a CDS encoding ABC transporter ATP-binding protein, producing MPVRSQTWIGLRRLLKELPSRRIRFLIIVLLVSFLQGLTDIFLVALLARLVGLMSGAKLIDHTSGIRVFDGDIFDQARWLLSLLVVTFWVTSGIRFGAAYLQSMLSAEIWNDLVSKVYRNLMLQNYAFFTQHRTANLSETFNRILNKVSTSVVNPMIIIAGNALPIFVMLVGVVLVLGIPAFAMLSLMLIAYTLSSRLIIPYLRFIAKQRVYYSRQINLWLMESLRSMRDIQLYSADQFFIDHLAHNGVIAKRYDQLAKLLPDVPRYVIEPAGVTILFIIGLGPSVINGDVDEIRQVIPTLIAVLSTLFRISAPLQNTFRNINKLRSGLSEIEDALELLTLKPERMCLTSSSVSTVSSIMPRQFIQLKQASFSYSRREQDVLSNVNLKIPVGSRIALVGRTGSGKTTLVHLLLGLYHPTSGNLCLDGIPLKPQDLPAWQANCALVPQDICLLDTSIRENIAFGIDPKNIDDAQIWAALKVAQLDDVISRMPYSLLTMIGENGIKLSGGQRQRLSLARALYRGAKVLILDEATSALDSKTEHDVMQALDLVGHRCTIIVIAHRLSTVRKCDRIYEIEYGSIKASGDFTMLYASSESFREMTQLEDI from the coding sequence ATGCCTGTTCGAAGTCAGACCTGGATAGGCCTTAGGCGGCTGCTAAAAGAACTGCCTTCTAGGCGTATTCGATTCTTAATTATTGTTCTTCTGGTCTCGTTCCTACAAGGCTTGACGGATATTTTCTTGGTGGCTTTGCTCGCACGCCTAGTCGGACTGATGTCGGGAGCAAAACTGATCGATCACACTTCAGGCATTCGTGTCTTTGACGGCGACATCTTCGATCAGGCTAGATGGTTATTAAGTTTGTTGGTTGTTACCTTTTGGGTTACATCAGGTATCCGTTTTGGGGCAGCTTATCTTCAAAGCATGTTAAGCGCTGAAATTTGGAATGATCTTGTCAGTAAAGTCTATCGAAATTTGATGTTGCAAAACTATGCATTTTTTACTCAGCATCGAACAGCTAATTTATCAGAAACCTTTAATAGAATTTTAAATAAAGTATCTACATCTGTGGTTAACCCAATGATTATAATTGCAGGCAATGCATTGCCAATATTTGTAATGTTGGTAGGCGTTGTGCTTGTTCTTGGCATACCTGCTTTCGCGATGCTTAGCTTGATGTTAATAGCTTATACCTTATCTTCAAGGCTAATTATTCCTTATCTTCGATTTATCGCAAAGCAACGAGTTTACTATTCGCGGCAGATTAATTTATGGTTAATGGAGTCTTTGCGCTCAATGCGCGATATTCAGTTATATTCTGCCGATCAATTTTTTATCGATCATCTTGCTCATAACGGTGTGATTGCGAAGCGTTATGATCAACTTGCTAAGTTGCTTCCTGATGTTCCACGTTATGTAATTGAGCCAGCAGGAGTTACAATTTTATTTATTATTGGTCTCGGTCCATCTGTTATTAATGGAGATGTAGATGAGATTCGTCAAGTAATTCCTACTTTGATAGCCGTACTCAGCACGCTGTTTAGGATTTCTGCTCCATTGCAAAACACATTCCGTAATATCAATAAATTGCGTAGTGGATTGTCAGAAATTGAAGATGCCCTTGAACTTTTAACACTAAAGCCCGAAAGGATGTGCTTGACCTCCTCTAGTGTCTCTACTGTTTCTAGTATTATGCCTCGTCAGTTTATTCAGCTTAAGCAGGCAAGTTTTAGCTACTCTAGAAGGGAACAAGATGTTCTGTCTAATGTAAATCTTAAAATTCCTGTTGGATCTCGCATTGCATTGGTGGGACGTACTGGAAGTGGTAAGACCACATTAGTCCACCTTTTATTAGGTTTATATCATCCCACTTCTGGGAATCTTTGCTTAGATGGTATTCCCTTAAAACCTCAGGACTTGCCGGCTTGGCAGGCAAATTGTGCACTTGTTCCACAAGATATCTGCTTGCTAGACACTAGTATTCGTGAAAATATAGCCTTTGGTATTGATCCTAAAAATATCGATGATGCTCAAATCTGGGCTGCCTTAAAAGTTGCGCAGCTTGATGATGTAATTAGCAGAATGCCATACAGTTTGTTAACTATGATCGGTGAGAATGGAATTAAATTATCAGGTGGTCAACGTCAAAGACTTTCTTTAGCTCGTGCCTTATATAGAGGCGCAAAAGTTCTTATCTTGGACGAAGCAACTAGTGCACTTGATAGCAAAACTGAGCATGATGTTATGCAAGCTTTAGACTTAGTAGGGCATAGATGCACAATTATTGTAATTGCTCATCGTCTATCGACAGTTCGTAAATGCGATCGAATTTACGAGATTGAATATGGGTCTATTAAAGCTTCTGGAGATTTCACCATGTTATACGCATCTTCAGAATCTTTCCGTGAAATGACGCAGTTAGAAGACATCTGA
- a CDS encoding NADP-dependent isocitrate dehydrogenase, which translates to MAQFEKLIAPSTGTAIRFENGQPIVADRPIIPFIRGDGTGVDIWPATQKVLDAAVTQAYGGAKSIEWFKVFAGDEACELYGTYQYLPEDTLEAIRTYGVAIKGPLTTPVGGGIRSLNVALRQIFDLYSCVRPCRYYEGTPSPHRRPQDLDVIVYRENTEDIYMGIEWEANDTVGQELCRYLNETVIPANGKLGKRRIPKGSGIAIKPVSKHGSQRHIRKAIQHALRLRGKKRHVTLVHKGNIMKFTEGAFCDWGYELATTEFRDVCITERESWILDNLDKCPNPSVISNARMIEPGYDSLTPEKKTNINTEVQTVIDAIGTSHGNGKWKDMVLIDDRIADNIFQQIQTRPQEYSILVTLNLNGDYISDAAAAIVGGLGMAPGANIGEYAAIFEATHGTAPKHAGLDRINPGSTILSGAMMLEFLGWQEAANLITKGLGAAIANREVTYDLARLMEPQVEPISCSNFAKAVIHHFSS; encoded by the coding sequence ATGGCCCAGTTCGAGAAGCTCATAGCTCCTAGCACAGGTACGGCTATCCGCTTCGAGAACGGACAACCGATAGTTGCCGACAGACCAATTATCCCGTTCATCCGTGGAGACGGGACGGGCGTCGACATCTGGCCAGCTACACAAAAAGTGTTAGATGCAGCTGTAACCCAGGCCTATGGCGGAGCCAAGTCAATTGAGTGGTTCAAGGTATTTGCCGGGGACGAAGCCTGTGAGCTGTACGGCACTTATCAATACCTGCCGGAAGACACTCTTGAAGCAATCCGCACCTATGGCGTTGCAATCAAGGGCCCACTGACAACGCCAGTCGGTGGAGGTATTCGTTCTCTCAACGTAGCTCTCAGACAAATTTTTGACCTTTACTCCTGTGTGCGGCCATGCCGTTACTACGAGGGTACGCCCAGCCCTCATAGGCGCCCCCAAGATCTTGATGTAATTGTCTATAGGGAAAATACGGAGGATATCTACATGGGTATCGAGTGGGAAGCCAACGATACTGTTGGCCAAGAGCTGTGCAGGTACCTTAATGAAACGGTAATACCTGCTAACGGAAAGCTGGGTAAGCGTCGGATTCCAAAAGGGTCCGGTATCGCAATCAAGCCGGTAAGCAAGCATGGTAGCCAGCGCCATATTCGTAAGGCAATACAACACGCACTGCGCCTCCGGGGTAAAAAGCGCCACGTGACCTTGGTACATAAGGGTAATATTATGAAATTCACGGAAGGTGCTTTCTGTGACTGGGGCTATGAACTTGCTACTACGGAATTCCGCGATGTGTGCATCACTGAGCGTGAAAGCTGGATTTTGGACAACCTAGATAAGTGTCCAAATCCAAGCGTTATCTCGAACGCTCGAATGATTGAGCCGGGATACGACAGCCTCACACCCGAGAAAAAGACCAACATTAATACCGAAGTCCAGACGGTAATTGACGCTATCGGCACTAGCCATGGCAATGGCAAATGGAAAGACATGGTTCTTATTGATGATCGCATTGCCGACAATATTTTTCAGCAAATCCAAACTCGGCCACAGGAGTACTCGATCCTAGTTACACTAAACCTCAACGGTGATTACATATCTGATGCCGCCGCTGCAATAGTTGGTGGTCTTGGTATGGCCCCTGGGGCCAATATTGGGGAGTATGCAGCAATTTTTGAGGCCACTCATGGTACGGCGCCTAAGCATGCTGGACTTGATCGGATCAATCCAGGCTCGACGATTCTTAGTGGCGCTATGATGCTCGAGTTTCTTGGCTGGCAAGAGGCTGCTAATCTAATTACCAAAGGACTGGGTGCTGCAATTGCTAATCGCGAGGTCACTTATGATCTTGCTCGCTTGATGGAGCCTCAAGTAGAACCTATAAGTTGCAGCAATTTTGCTAAAGCTGTGATCCATCACTTCAGTAGTTGA
- a CDS encoding glycosyltransferase, with protein MKKRVVFYIDSLRTGGAERITLTLARWCVESGWAPIVLTRQSLNIDFYPIPSGVQRMTEPKEPVWLKCLGRWGFLWRVVWLRRWLRTQRISVAVGITTKPSVKLLLAARPLKIPCIISERNYPPLKRVALPWAVLRHFIYAWAALHLVQTRATGEWLERRLSARPQLLMPNPLQWPLQRFSPEVEPNRWLASRGVSHNARVILAAGTKLYQKGFDLLVHAFVPLTNSFLDLQLVILGLDAEPYCGVDQQQELMNLVRQSPDAAGRLHLPGRLGNIADWYQRCSVFTLPSRYEGFPNVLLEAMATGCVCVASDCPHGPADLIEHKRNGMLLPRHARANKWTETLAGLLMDQERCQALADAACQVRERYSESKLRMRFLQAMDQL; from the coding sequence GTGAAAAAGAGAGTTGTTTTTTACATTGATTCGCTGCGCACCGGTGGCGCCGAGCGGATCACGCTTACCTTGGCGCGTTGGTGCGTTGAATCTGGATGGGCTCCAATCGTTCTAACCCGTCAAAGTTTAAACATCGATTTTTATCCAATTCCGAGTGGTGTCCAACGGATGACTGAACCTAAAGAGCCAGTTTGGTTGAAGTGTCTTGGGCGTTGGGGATTTCTTTGGCGAGTGGTTTGGCTACGTCGCTGGCTACGCACCCAGAGGATCAGCGTAGCGGTGGGAATAACTACCAAGCCATCGGTGAAACTTCTTTTAGCAGCTCGGCCGCTTAAGATTCCTTGCATCATATCCGAGCGCAATTACCCGCCACTAAAGCGCGTAGCTCTACCTTGGGCGGTTTTAAGGCATTTCATTTACGCTTGGGCTGCGCTCCATCTTGTTCAGACTCGTGCAACTGGTGAATGGTTAGAACGTCGGTTGTCCGCACGACCTCAGCTGTTGATGCCCAATCCCCTACAGTGGCCATTGCAGCGCTTTAGCCCTGAGGTGGAGCCCAACCGTTGGCTGGCAAGCCGTGGCGTTTCCCATAATGCCAGGGTCATTTTAGCTGCGGGCACGAAGCTTTACCAAAAAGGATTTGATCTCTTAGTACACGCTTTTGTTCCATTAACAAATAGCTTTCTCGATCTGCAACTGGTAATCTTGGGTTTGGATGCTGAGCCTTACTGCGGCGTAGATCAACAGCAAGAGTTGATGAATCTTGTGCGTCAATCTCCTGATGCGGCTGGTCGTCTACATTTACCAGGTCGTTTAGGAAATATCGCGGATTGGTATCAACGTTGCAGCGTATTCACATTACCATCTCGCTACGAAGGTTTTCCAAATGTCTTGCTTGAGGCAATGGCGACCGGATGCGTCTGCGTCGCTTCAGATTGCCCTCATGGGCCGGCCGATTTGATTGAGCATAAGCGAAATGGCATGCTGCTGCCACGTCATGCTCGGGCGAACAAATGGACTGAAACCTTGGCTGGTTTACTCATGGATCAAGAGCGTTGCCAGGCCTTAGCAGATGCCGCTTGCCAGGTTCGTGAGCGCTATTCCGAATCAAAGTTGCGTATGCGCTTCTTACAAGCTATGGATCAACTCTAG
- a CDS encoding glycosyltransferase family 1 protein, with translation MPTRLIRFLVPGTGGRFKCGGLIVELQTARLLVSLCPTEVVTYRQRQTDVAFLNDYLKSERPDRSILWIVSWGFDVPALIKRLRGHRVAYHAHSSGYGFNLPSGIPVLAVSRNTLGYWGSRAPRNPLSLVPNALDDAWLKRGALKSKAKRPIDVLVQARKSSPYVTNKLVPALRRFGLTVEVQSGWVEDLIDLFNKSTVYLYDSADYWRGRGITEGFGLPPLEALACGCVVFSSLNHALADHGDPCRGMHQIGCGRLGFDVQRISRAAQTPSQWRPQVDQLKTWLTPYTETWLLECWREVLQHLDSFDEAPGALLTSRATWQLVWGQRLMRLCRSGRSVARLASSLVNVEH, from the coding sequence GTGCCTACCAGACTGATCCGCTTTTTGGTACCTGGTACAGGTGGTCGGTTTAAGTGTGGTGGATTGATAGTTGAATTACAAACGGCCCGTTTACTGGTAAGTTTGTGTCCGACGGAGGTGGTCACATATAGGCAACGCCAAACCGATGTAGCTTTTCTCAATGATTATCTCAAGTCGGAGAGACCTGACCGAAGTATTCTCTGGATTGTCAGTTGGGGATTTGACGTCCCTGCTCTGATAAAACGCCTACGCGGCCATCGAGTGGCTTATCATGCTCATAGTAGTGGGTACGGTTTTAACCTCCCTTCCGGCATTCCAGTGTTGGCTGTCAGCAGGAATACGCTTGGTTACTGGGGATCACGGGCACCGCGTAACCCTCTCAGCTTGGTACCAAACGCACTTGATGATGCTTGGCTAAAACGAGGTGCGCTGAAGAGTAAGGCAAAACGCCCCATTGATGTTCTGGTACAAGCGCGTAAGAGCAGTCCCTATGTGACAAACAAGTTGGTGCCAGCATTGCGACGTTTCGGTTTAACAGTTGAGGTTCAGAGCGGCTGGGTGGAAGATCTCATTGATCTATTTAATAAATCAACCGTCTACCTCTACGACTCCGCAGACTATTGGCGAGGTAGGGGTATAACCGAAGGATTTGGCTTACCTCCTTTGGAGGCTCTCGCCTGCGGCTGTGTGGTGTTCAGCAGTTTAAATCACGCTCTTGCAGACCATGGTGATCCGTGTCGCGGCATGCATCAGATCGGTTGCGGTCGTCTTGGGTTTGATGTTCAACGCATCTCACGGGCAGCGCAAACGCCGTCACAATGGCGCCCACAGGTCGATCAGTTAAAAACTTGGTTGACTCCCTATACGGAGACATGGTTGCTAGAATGCTGGCGAGAAGTTCTTCAGCATCTCGACTCCTTTGACGAAGCACCAGGTGCGTTATTGACCAGCCGCGCAACTTGGCAATTAGTATGGGGTCAGAGGCTGATGCGTCTTTGCCGAAGCGGCCGATCGGTTGCCCGACTGGCCTCTAGTCTAGTAAATGTTGAGCATTAA